GCATTGGCGGCGTTAGCGGTAGTGGCGGTGTCAGCCGTATTGAAGTTACTCACCGCGAAGCCTCCTCCCTTGCTGCTCCCACAACTCCTCCCCCTACGCAGCGCATTCCTTTGGCAAAAGGAACCACTCCGGGGGATGAAGCAAAGGGGCGCTTCCCCTCTGCGGGTGCTTCTCTTCAAACTTGTGCAGGGGCTGACAAGGTGAGTCACAACAATGAACCCTATCAGTTTGGAGAAAGTTACATACATGGGGAGTGTCACTCGTCCGGCGAGAAGGTCCCCTCACCCAACGAGCACACCTTCACTAGTGTACTCACGTGCCGATTCATCAAAAGGTTGTCACTCCTGTGTACCTCCGCAGAGGGGGTTAAAATGGGCCACCccaggggagaaaaaaaaaaaaaaaaaaaaaaaaatatgaccgTTCAGGTGAAAGCTGTTCCAAAtggcgacaaaaaaaaaaaaaaaaaaaaaaaccgcgGGGCTGCCGCTGAGCGGTCAAATGGCGAACGCGCATTTTGGGAGCACTTCCCCATGACTTGACTTCCCCACCGACTCGGCTTCTCGACCAACTTCTCCACTAACTGCTCACTCCACgtcgaggaggaagacgaagctGGGCGCGCCGCCCGCCTGCACATTCAAGTAGTCGCGCTCGCGCAGCTCGCCCCTGTCCAGGAGCTGCGCGAAGGTGGCGCTGAGCCTCCGCTCGTAGCCCCTCCCCACAAGGCACCCTGCCgcgaagaacaaaatggcgGACTCGGTGGAAACGCTGATGCGGTCAACGCCGTAGTCCCTCCGAATGCATCTAACAAGCTGACCGAACGTATCGCTTCGCTTAAAAGTAATATGAATCCGTTTCCTACTACATATGATGCACTGTGGGTTCTTAAACATCTTGTAATGTAGAAGGTAGAaccccttttcccccacaTAGAGGACGTCGCTGTGATGGTGTGTGCGGGGGGACACCTCTTGTAGCTCTCCTCTACCCATTTGCGAAGCAACGGTGTGCATTTCGGTGGTCATTATAGAAGATGTAACCATCAACGTGCTGATTGTTGTGGGGATGGTGTTCTGCACAATCTGTCTCGTCACGTGATAGTCCTCGTGGTCGATCCGATATTGGGTAGCTCTCTTTTTGGCTTCCTCGTGAATCCACAGCACGTGGGTCCTGTCGCTTACGTtgggttttttccccctgagTTGCTCGAATGCCACGTGCATGGAGTGAAGGACGCAGTGGGTGAAGTTCGTTGGCCGTCCCGCGATGGAGCACACGGGTAGGGGCACGCCGTCACCGTCTACGTCGCCCTCGCGCTGCCCCCCTGGCTGCTCTCCCCCTGTGGCGTAGTTCCCCAAGGTGCACTGCACACAGGCGAAGTGGCTGCACCGGTCCACGACCTTTACGCTCCCCCGAAGACCCTCCACTCCCCCATCGATGTAAATGACATCCCTCCTCAAAGTGAAAACCAAATTATTTAGGAACATCCGACTGCTTATGTTGTCTAGGCACCCCATTATGTAATCGAagctttcaaaaaaatgaatgtcaAATGATTCCACGTCTTTCACAAAGGAAGTGATGCTCATGTGGGGGTACCTC
Above is a genomic segment from Plasmodium vivax chromosome 5, whole genome shotgun sequence containing:
- a CDS encoding ubiquitin-activating enzyme E1C, putative (encoded by transcript PVX_089560A); the protein is MGAAKVLVVGCGGLGNEVVKNLIYQNVKDITLVDHDTVELSNISRQFFFSHEDIGRSKAVVIEEKVKERYPHMSITSFVKDVESFDIHFFESFDYIMGCLDNISSRMFLNNLVFTLRRDVIYIDGGVEGLRGSVKVVDRCSHFACVQCTLGNYATGGEQPGGQREGDVDGDGVPLPVCSIAGRPTNFTHCVLHSMHVAFEQLRGKKPNVSDRTHVLWIHEEAKKRATQYRIDHEDYHVTRQIVQNTIPTTISTLMVTSSIMTTEMHTVASQMGRGELQEVSPRTHHHSDVLYVGEKGFYLLHYKMFKNPQCIICSRKRIHITFKRSDTFGQLVRCIRRDYGVDRISVSTESAILFFAAGCLVGRGYERRLSATFAQLLDRGELRERDYLNVQAGGAPSFVFLLDVE